One part of the Halopenitus persicus genome encodes these proteins:
- a CDS encoding DUF5789 family protein — MLITDLPAYLENAFSYPVELNTVIDEIGDLRIEGPNATESETLATVLRPLGTDRFDSQEALFETIYGNVNEDYIGRKFYDDRGSPPLETREDRRDEENVSF; from the coding sequence ATGTTGATCACGGACCTGCCGGCGTACCTCGAGAACGCGTTCTCCTACCCGGTCGAACTGAACACCGTCATCGATGAGATCGGGGATCTGCGGATCGAGGGCCCAAACGCCACCGAATCCGAGACGCTCGCGACGGTCCTTCGTCCCCTCGGCACGGACCGGTTCGACTCCCAGGAGGCCCTGTTCGAAACGATATACGGAAACGTGAACGAGGACTACATCGGGCGGAAGTTCTACGACGACCGCGGCAGTCCCCCGCTCGAAACCCGCGAGGACCGACGGGACGAGGAGAACGTCTCGTTTTGA
- a CDS encoding CARDB domain-containing protein, which translates to MHPIRSRCPFVSSFLVVLLVLSVLTMGLGGGAAESADEAFFEVEITGMNDSVSEGERFVVTATVTNTGTVEDSQQIHLKNDADEIVASVAQPPVTLAPGERKRVTLTWRMERGDAGSQEFSVQSNDDVTRRSIDVQPGPSLELSIGDVESPITAGETLTVPITVTNAGNGTETARARLAVNGSTADEREIDLDPGESTAVTLTWESNASHAGERTLVATVADERETTTIVVETPNRSTDSGSSSGSSSGGTPPANVAERNSALLTRDGSAQVTGSDVERITVENDDDVTGLVLVNRLHTVPDGVAGVDDLLRIYRIDVPDELTNHDATIEFALPAWALDDVDPDAVDVVYWTGEEWTELDAETAATEDGGMTIEAETPGFSVFAITTGGTADQTEEQAATETPTDAPTATDTPMPTATSPSTSGSDASSTTDANASTATDESTAAMDPSEQSIPGFGVVAALVALLVAALVGRRGNRRT; encoded by the coding sequence ATGCATCCGATCCGTAGTAGGTGTCCGTTCGTCAGTAGCTTCCTGGTTGTGCTCCTGGTTCTGTCCGTCCTCACGATGGGCCTGGGCGGCGGCGCAGCCGAATCCGCGGATGAGGCGTTTTTCGAGGTCGAAATCACGGGGATGAACGATTCCGTGTCGGAGGGTGAGCGGTTCGTCGTCACTGCCACCGTCACGAACACCGGCACCGTCGAGGACAGCCAACAGATCCACTTGAAGAACGACGCCGACGAGATCGTTGCGTCGGTCGCTCAACCGCCGGTGACGCTCGCACCCGGAGAACGCAAACGCGTGACGCTCACGTGGCGGATGGAACGGGGAGACGCCGGATCCCAGGAGTTCAGCGTTCAAAGCAACGACGACGTCACTCGTCGATCGATCGACGTGCAACCGGGACCGTCCCTCGAGCTATCGATCGGCGACGTCGAGTCGCCGATCACGGCTGGCGAGACGCTGACCGTGCCGATCACCGTGACGAACGCGGGGAACGGGACCGAAACGGCCCGCGCCCGGCTCGCGGTCAATGGGTCGACCGCCGACGAACGGGAGATCGACCTCGATCCGGGTGAGTCGACAGCGGTCACGCTCACCTGGGAGAGTAACGCGAGCCACGCGGGTGAACGGACGCTCGTCGCGACGGTGGCCGACGAACGGGAGACGACGACCATCGTGGTCGAGACCCCGAACCGATCGACCGACTCCGGATCATCCTCCGGATCATCCTCCGGCGGGACGCCCCCGGCGAACGTCGCCGAACGGAACTCCGCCCTGTTGACACGGGACGGTTCCGCGCAGGTCACGGGCAGCGACGTGGAGCGGATCACCGTCGAGAACGATGACGACGTGACCGGTCTCGTCCTCGTCAATCGTCTGCACACCGTTCCCGACGGGGTGGCGGGCGTCGACGATCTGCTGCGGATATACCGCATCGACGTCCCCGACGAACTCACGAACCACGACGCCACGATCGAGTTCGCCCTTCCGGCGTGGGCACTCGATGACGTCGACCCCGACGCGGTCGACGTCGTGTACTGGACCGGCGAGGAATGGACCGAGCTCGACGCGGAGACGGCGGCAACCGAGGACGGCGGGATGACCATCGAGGCGGAGACGCCCGGATTCTCGGTGTTCGCGATCACGACCGGCGGAACGGCCGACCAAACGGAGGAGCAAGCGGCGACGGAGACGCCGACGGACGCGCCAACCGCGACGGACACGCCGATGCCGACGGCAACCTCCCCCTCGACGTCCGGGTCGGATGCCTCGAGCACGACGGACGCGAACGCATCGACCGCAACGGACGAGTCGACCGCGGCGATGGACCCGAGCGAACAGTCGATCCCCGGGTTCGGCGTCGTCGCGGCCCTGGTGGCATTACTCGTTGCCGCCTTGGTTGGGAGACGCGGCAACCGTCGAACCTGA
- a CDS encoding IS6 family transposase, with amino-acid sequence MPEITRLSGGCDWIDVDFVERDRTPRSAMKLGIQLHVAGLSLSNTISILDKLGVTRSRKAVHDWVQKADLQLDGGANPEQVAVDESVIRINDQQYWLYAAVDPSTNHFLHIRLFSTYTTALTEIFLRELREKHDVDDTLFLVDDADWLQTALQRHGLDFRYERHGNRNSVERIFREIKRRTSSFSNCFSHVDPSTAETWLHTFAVWHNATN; translated from the coding sequence ATGCCCGAAATCACACGCCTCAGCGGTGGTTGCGACTGGATCGATGTGGATTTTGTGGAGCGCGATCGGACACCCCGATCGGCGATGAAGCTTGGTATTCAACTTCACGTTGCTGGTCTCTCACTTTCGAATACCATCTCGATTCTTGATAAGTTGGGTGTCACACGCAGCCGAAAAGCCGTCCACGATTGGGTACAGAAAGCCGATCTGCAACTTGACGGAGGTGCCAATCCGGAACAAGTGGCGGTTGATGAGAGCGTGATCCGAATCAATGATCAGCAGTACTGGTTGTACGCGGCGGTCGATCCATCTACAAACCACTTCCTTCATATTCGGCTCTTTTCCACGTATACGACTGCATTAACTGAGATCTTTCTCAGAGAGCTCCGTGAGAAACACGATGTTGATGACACGCTATTTCTTGTCGATGATGCGGATTGGTTGCAAACCGCGCTCCAACGACACGGCCTCGATTTCAGATACGAACGCCACGGAAATCGTAACAGCGTCGAACGTATCTTCCGTGAAATAAAACGACGCACCTCTTCGTTCTCAAACTGTTTTAGCCACGTTGATCCAAGCACAGCTGAAACGTGGTTACACACCTTCGCCGTCTGGCACAATGCTACAAACTAA
- a CDS encoding tautomerase produces MPLLQFDTTLALSPAEKTSVAETVTELYTTSMATTRGHVAVTIRDREPADLHLGRAVEGPLLFLDAEIRQGRPFERKREFALAVMEHVGTTFDVPDENMKTVFTEHPGDAMMGVDRVGGEWNEE; encoded by the coding sequence ATGCCGTTGTTACAGTTCGATACGACGCTCGCGCTGTCGCCCGCGGAGAAAACCTCGGTGGCGGAGACGGTCACGGAGCTGTATACGACCTCGATGGCGACGACGCGAGGTCACGTCGCCGTGACGATCCGCGACCGTGAGCCGGCCGACCTCCACCTCGGCCGCGCCGTCGAGGGACCGCTGTTGTTCCTGGACGCGGAGATCCGGCAGGGCAGGCCCTTCGAGCGCAAACGGGAGTTTGCGCTTGCGGTGATGGAGCACGTTGGAACCACGTTCGACGTTCCCGATGAGAACATGAAGACGGTCTTCACCGAGCATCCGGGCGACGCGATGATGGGCGTCGACCGCGTCGGCGGCGAGTGGAACGAAGAGTGA
- the fni gene encoding type 2 isopentenyl-diphosphate Delta-isomerase has protein sequence MTKQRSSETEDRKDDHIRIVQDRDVETTGTGFEDVQLVHEALPELHYDAIDTSVEFLGHELSAPLFIESMTGGHDNTTEINRALARAAGELGIAMGVGSQRAGLELDDDGVLESYTVVRDAAPNAFIYGNLGAAQLREYTIETVERAVEMIEADALAVHLNFLQEAVQPEGDVDGRDCLAAIERVAAELSVPLIVKETGNGISGETARTLSEAGVDAIDVAGKGGTTWSGIEAYRAAAANEPRQKRIGSLFRAWGIPTAASTIECVAEHDCVIASGGVRTGLDVAKAIALGALAGGLAKPFLKPATTGPDAVIERVEDLVAELRTAMFVTGSKSITDLQRTNYVLQGDTREYIAQRSIRE, from the coding sequence GTGACGAAACAGCGTTCATCGGAAACGGAGGACCGAAAAGACGACCACATTCGGATCGTGCAGGACCGAGACGTCGAAACCACGGGAACGGGCTTTGAAGACGTACAGCTCGTCCACGAAGCGCTTCCGGAACTCCATTACGACGCTATTGACACGTCCGTCGAATTTCTGGGACACGAGCTATCCGCCCCACTCTTCATCGAGAGTATGACCGGGGGCCATGACAATACCACGGAAATCAATCGGGCACTGGCCCGTGCTGCCGGCGAGCTCGGCATCGCAATGGGGGTCGGAAGCCAGCGAGCCGGCCTCGAGCTCGACGATGACGGCGTTCTCGAATCGTATACCGTCGTCCGTGATGCCGCGCCCAACGCATTCATCTACGGAAATCTCGGTGCTGCGCAGCTTCGGGAGTACACCATCGAAACGGTCGAGCGCGCAGTCGAGATGATTGAGGCGGACGCACTTGCAGTCCACTTGAACTTCCTCCAGGAAGCCGTTCAACCCGAGGGCGACGTTGATGGGCGGGACTGTCTGGCTGCTATCGAACGAGTCGCTGCGGAGCTCTCGGTTCCTCTCATCGTCAAGGAGACGGGGAACGGAATTTCTGGAGAGACCGCCCGAACGCTGTCCGAGGCGGGGGTTGACGCGATCGATGTCGCTGGAAAAGGCGGCACAACGTGGTCGGGGATCGAAGCCTACCGCGCGGCTGCAGCGAATGAACCGCGACAGAAGCGAATCGGTTCCCTGTTCCGGGCATGGGGAATTCCAACCGCTGCAAGCACGATCGAGTGTGTCGCCGAACACGACTGCGTGATTGCGAGTGGCGGTGTACGGACGGGATTGGACGTGGCAAAAGCGATCGCGTTAGGCGCACTCGCCGGCGGACTGGCGAAACCGTTTCTGAAACCGGCTACTACCGGACCGGACGCCGTCATTGAACGCGTTGAGGATCTGGTCGCCGAGTTGCGAACAGCAATGTTTGTCACTGGCTCGAAGTCGATAACGGACCTTCAGCGGACGAACTACGTGTTGCAGGGAGACACGCGCGAATACATTGCCCAACGAAGTATCAGGGAGTAA
- a CDS encoding ester cyclase, whose translation MFSNVCTFGALAMTATQNHQETVAETVNTAIMEAFNEGDPDRIDGVFTEDFVCHLTGGMSVEGSEGYKERIRGMRTAFPDFHKELAFFVTDGDEAAVQYRWSGTHDGEFMGVEPTGNRVESTSVALLRFEEGKLAEMWAYSDGQTVMQQLEGDA comes from the coding sequence ATGTTTTCCAACGTATGTACCTTCGGTGCATTAGCGATGACAGCCACACAGAACCATCAGGAAACTGTCGCAGAGACAGTGAACACGGCGATTATGGAGGCCTTCAATGAAGGTGACCCTGACCGGATTGACGGGGTCTTCACGGAGGACTTTGTTTGTCACTTGACCGGCGGTATGTCAGTGGAGGGTTCGGAGGGCTATAAGGAACGGATCCGTGGTATGCGGACCGCGTTCCCCGACTTCCACAAGGAATTGGCGTTCTTCGTCACCGATGGAGACGAGGCTGCCGTTCAGTATCGTTGGAGCGGAACTCACGACGGAGAGTTCATGGGTGTCGAACCCACGGGAAACCGGGTGGAGTCAACGAGTGTCGCTCTCCTCCGGTTTGAGGAGGGGAAATTAGCCGAAATGTGGGCATACAGTGACGGGCAGACTGTCATGCAGCAACTCGAGGGAGACGCGTAG
- a CDS encoding CPBP family intramembrane glutamic endopeptidase, with protein sequence MREPERRRSFVRRFGVTLLAGIPGIVALVGYIYLTTPPSAVPAGLTLPLLAIVSGINPLVLLAVACLVGVVATPRTKLRSYLLERVSTGERIWPQLRHEAKLATRIGLFGSIVILILDLLLAPFVGVDLPASAIGEVRQSVFEVLAFAPVRFLYGGITEELLLRFGLMSALAVVGWYVTGRPSDGPDGKVMWPAIVISAVLFGVGHLPALEQSVGLTPALITRTVLLNAIAGILLGWLYWQRSLEAAMIAHITFHIPLLALSLVYVTIF encoded by the coding sequence ATGCGAGAGCCCGAACGCAGACGCTCCTTCGTGCGGCGGTTCGGGGTGACGCTGCTGGCCGGTATCCCTGGCATCGTCGCCCTCGTCGGCTACATCTATCTCACGACGCCGCCGAGTGCCGTCCCAGCTGGCCTGACGCTCCCGCTTCTTGCGATTGTATCCGGAATCAATCCGTTGGTACTTCTAGCCGTCGCGTGTCTGGTCGGTGTTGTCGCGACCCCACGAACGAAACTGCGTTCGTATCTACTCGAACGTGTCTCAACGGGCGAGCGAATCTGGCCACAGCTCCGTCACGAGGCCAAGCTCGCTACCCGTATCGGCCTCTTTGGTTCTATCGTAATCTTGATTCTGGATCTCCTGCTCGCGCCATTCGTCGGTGTAGACCTGCCAGCGTCCGCCATCGGTGAAGTCAGGCAGAGCGTGTTTGAGGTGCTCGCCTTCGCGCCCGTCCGGTTTCTCTACGGCGGTATCACTGAAGAGCTACTGCTCCGATTCGGCCTGATGTCCGCACTGGCGGTCGTCGGATGGTACGTCACCGGCCGGCCATCGGATGGTCCTGACGGCAAAGTGATGTGGCCCGCTATAGTGATCTCGGCGGTGCTATTCGGTGTAGGCCACCTCCCTGCACTCGAGCAGTCTGTCGGACTCACCCCAGCGCTGATAACCCGAACGGTGCTCCTGAACGCGATTGCCGGCATCCTCTTAGGCTGGCTCTACTGGCAACGAAGTCTCGAGGCGGCGATGATCGCGCACATAACGTTTCATATCCCACTCTTAGCTCTCTCACTGGTATATGTTACAATATTTTAA
- a CDS encoding CPBP family intramembrane glutamic endopeptidase has translation MKYSLRRWIDQHRLLSFVAIAYAFTWTIQGALAYSGMEASWTHSILIGFGGFGPPIGAAVVIWASGGSLRTWVGQMFKWRIGAKWWTLALGLPFVILSLGVLLFVLAGGPIDLTEFESPLIYLFAMAWGTVWGGGQEDLGWRGFMLPILQDSYSALTSSVIVGVTWAAWHLPLFLNATTTHGGWPLSQQLLWMVSILAGSILWTWMYNSTGGSVLAVAVFHAGVNAMGIFHPADPEALIPNGVPDPWLNLLAEVTGAVPLVLIAALLVVIHGSDRLANREPPTPQDAGLPPESQSTGAQ, from the coding sequence ATGAAGTACAGTCTTCGTCGCTGGATCGATCAGCATCGTCTCCTAAGCTTCGTCGCAATCGCATATGCGTTCACGTGGACGATCCAAGGCGCGCTCGCCTATTCAGGTATGGAAGCTTCTTGGACGCACTCGATCCTGATCGGATTCGGTGGGTTCGGCCCCCCAATCGGTGCGGCCGTCGTCATCTGGGCCTCCGGGGGCAGCCTCCGCACCTGGGTCGGCCAGATGTTCAAGTGGCGTATCGGTGCGAAATGGTGGACACTTGCGCTTGGACTTCCGTTCGTTATCCTCTCGCTCGGCGTCCTGCTGTTCGTCTTGGCCGGTGGCCCAATCGACCTCACCGAGTTTGAATCACCACTCATCTACCTCTTCGCGATGGCGTGGGGGACCGTGTGGGGTGGCGGTCAAGAAGACCTCGGCTGGCGTGGCTTCATGCTGCCCATCCTCCAGGACTCCTACAGCGCACTGACCTCGAGTGTCATCGTGGGGGTCACGTGGGCCGCTTGGCACCTCCCGCTGTTCCTGAATGCCACGACCACCCACGGCGGCTGGCCGCTCTCCCAGCAGCTTCTCTGGATGGTCTCTATACTTGCTGGCTCGATTCTCTGGACGTGGATGTACAACAGCACCGGCGGCAGCGTCCTCGCCGTCGCGGTGTTCCACGCCGGCGTCAATGCGATGGGAATCTTCCACCCCGCCGATCCAGAGGCGCTCATTCCGAACGGCGTGCCAGATCCCTGGTTGAACCTGCTCGCTGAAGTGACAGGGGCTGTCCCGCTCGTGCTGATCGCCGCTCTCTTGGTAGTCATCCACGGGAGCGATCGCCTCGCCAATCGGGAGCCACCAACGCCCCAAGATGCTGGCCTCCCACCAGAATCTCAATCGACAGGAGCTCAGTGA
- a CDS encoding universal stress protein: MPPNILVAFDGSPLAERALTYAIETFPDATITTIYVINPIDSVIDVEAGGLPVAEDWYENAQERAAHIQTTAVDLAAEHGRDIDTVTEVGRPPRTIIDYADGHNVDQIVMGSHGRSGIDRTLLGSVAEIVTRRAHIPVTIVG, from the coding sequence ATGCCTCCCAACATTCTGGTCGCTTTTGATGGGTCTCCGCTTGCCGAGCGTGCATTGACGTACGCTATCGAGACGTTCCCGGATGCGACTATCACGACGATATACGTCATCAACCCTATTGACTCGGTGATCGACGTCGAGGCTGGTGGCTTGCCAGTCGCTGAGGACTGGTACGAGAACGCACAGGAACGCGCAGCACATATCCAAACGACGGCCGTAGACCTCGCGGCAGAACACGGTCGCGACATCGACACCGTCACGGAAGTTGGCAGACCTCCACGGACGATCATCGACTATGCTGACGGCCATAACGTCGATCAGATCGTTATGGGGAGTCACGGCCGTTCAGGGATCGACCGGACACTCCTCGGCAGCGTTGCCGAGATAGTCACCCGTCGGGCACATATTCCAGTGACGATCGTCGGATGA
- a CDS encoding heavy metal translocating P-type ATPase produces MAVTESPSLSICTISIERRGGRGEAGARALERHLQNLSGVHDVEVSFRTGSARITYDGSVTSETKIRDAVRDRAVSIRDEAESDTGDESIRSELRREAVFVGLTLLGMVTGLATGWLDGPTLLIWAGYGVAYTFGGWYGLKGAIETLRDHRVDIDLLMIVAALGALSIGAPFEGAMLLFLFSLSNALQHYAIGRSRRAIKSLVEMRPDEAQVLRDGEEVIVPIDDVAVGDVFIVRPGDKIPLDGTVTAGEGTVDQASLTGESVPVPKEPGDEVFGGTINESGSLEIEVTRQAHESAISRLIDMVENVQSEKAPTQRLIDRLEQPYVLGVFGLTVAAIAIPLALGGEFTSTFYRAMTLMVAASPCAVIISTPAAVLSAIASAGRQGVLFKGGEHVETAANIDAVAFDKTGTLTQGNTQLTDVFVRETADVPLTDDGLLALGAAVQARSEHHLARATVTAAEERALDIPNAQRFQSAAGKGVRAAVEDSTIHIGNRSYFGTILDGAAIEGLDPGLDRLQSLESEGKTSVIVARENGDGATVLGWLAFTDTVRSGAAEMIEDLRSLGVEHIVMLTGDNERVAQRIAEEVGIDEVQAELLPEEKVATIEALVDQHENVAMVGDGVNDAPALATATLGIAMGGAGTDVALDTADVVLMGDDLSKIPYVLGLGRTTRRTLSVNLAIAFGAIALMVGTILLRGIPLPLAVVGHEGSTVLVSLNGLRLLGYRK; encoded by the coding sequence GTGGCCGTTACTGAATCCCCCTCGCTGTCCATCTGTACCATCTCAATAGAACGCCGAGGCGGTCGTGGTGAGGCGGGAGCACGGGCACTCGAGCGCCATCTCCAGAACCTTTCCGGCGTCCACGATGTTGAGGTCTCCTTCCGAACGGGAAGCGCTCGGATCACTTATGATGGGAGCGTCACATCCGAAACCAAGATTCGAGACGCAGTCCGTGACCGCGCCGTCTCGATCCGGGATGAGGCCGAGTCGGACACGGGCGACGAAAGCATCCGCTCGGAACTTCGACGGGAGGCGGTGTTTGTTGGGCTGACGCTGCTCGGGATGGTGACCGGCCTTGCAACGGGCTGGCTTGACGGACCGACACTCCTCATATGGGCCGGCTACGGCGTCGCGTACACCTTTGGCGGCTGGTACGGGCTCAAAGGCGCAATCGAGACACTTCGCGACCACCGTGTCGATATCGACTTATTGATGATCGTCGCTGCGCTCGGTGCGCTCTCGATTGGCGCACCGTTCGAGGGCGCGATGCTCCTCTTTTTGTTTTCGCTGTCGAACGCCCTCCAACACTACGCGATCGGTCGGTCGCGGCGGGCGATCAAGTCCCTCGTCGAGATGCGGCCGGACGAAGCGCAGGTCCTCCGCGATGGGGAAGAGGTTATCGTCCCGATCGACGACGTCGCCGTCGGTGACGTGTTCATCGTCCGCCCCGGTGACAAAATTCCGCTGGACGGCACCGTGACAGCCGGCGAGGGGACAGTCGACCAAGCGTCGCTCACCGGCGAGTCCGTCCCCGTGCCGAAGGAACCAGGCGACGAAGTCTTCGGGGGAACGATCAATGAGAGCGGAAGTCTCGAGATCGAAGTCACTCGGCAGGCTCACGAGTCGGCTATCAGTCGACTCATCGATATGGTCGAGAACGTTCAGAGTGAGAAAGCCCCGACGCAGCGGCTCATCGACCGTCTCGAACAGCCGTACGTCCTCGGCGTGTTCGGGCTCACGGTCGCCGCAATTGCGATTCCATTGGCGCTCGGTGGCGAGTTCACGAGTACGTTCTACCGTGCGATGACCCTGATGGTTGCCGCCTCGCCGTGTGCGGTCATCATCTCGACGCCGGCAGCCGTTCTGTCGGCGATTGCCTCTGCGGGGAGACAGGGCGTTCTGTTCAAGGGTGGCGAGCACGTCGAGACAGCAGCGAACATCGACGCGGTCGCCTTCGACAAGACGGGGACGCTCACGCAGGGTAATACACAGCTAACGGACGTCTTTGTCCGCGAGACAGCAGACGTGCCACTTACTGACGACGGGCTGCTCGCGCTCGGCGCTGCAGTACAGGCCCGCTCGGAGCACCACCTCGCTCGTGCGACGGTGACAGCGGCAGAAGAACGGGCACTCGATATTCCCAACGCACAGCGCTTTCAGTCAGCTGCGGGGAAGGGCGTCCGGGCTGCCGTCGAAGACAGCACCATTCACATCGGAAATCGGAGTTACTTCGGGACTATCCTCGACGGCGCAGCGATCGAGGGACTCGACCCCGGCTTGGACCGACTCCAGTCGCTCGAGTCGGAGGGGAAAACGAGCGTTATCGTCGCTCGAGAAAACGGCGACGGGGCCACCGTGTTGGGGTGGCTTGCGTTTACCGACACGGTCCGCTCTGGCGCCGCGGAGATGATCGAGGACCTCCGTTCGCTCGGTGTGGAACACATCGTTATGCTGACGGGCGACAACGAGCGCGTCGCCCAGCGGATCGCCGAGGAGGTCGGCATCGACGAGGTCCAGGCCGAACTGCTACCGGAGGAGAAGGTGGCGACCATCGAGGCCTTGGTCGACCAGCACGAGAACGTGGCGATGGTCGGCGACGGCGTCAACGACGCCCCGGCGCTGGCGACGGCGACGCTCGGCATCGCGATGGGCGGCGCTGGAACCGACGTCGCGCTCGACACTGCCGACGTGGTATTGATGGGCGACGATCTGAGCAAGATCCCCTACGTTCTCGGTTTAGGCCGCACAACCCGACGAACGCTTTCAGTCAATCTCGCGATCGCGTTCGGTGCGATCGCGCTGATGGTCGGCACAATCCTGCTACGGGGTATCCCCTTGCCGCTGGCGGTGGTCGGTCACGAGGGATCCACAGTGCTCGTTTCTCTGAACGGTCTTCGGTTACTTGGCTACCGCAAGTGA
- a CDS encoding IS5 family transposase: protein MTSEIRLFTRVTVAKAKSVVANPDEPADPEGGGGFAEWAMLTVHALRIELGKSYRVAVDLLSEMPGVLEEIGLTRLPHYTVLRTWFERIPTTTWRAFLGASAEKRTGHAAIDSTDFDRDQPSRHYATRTNYRVRALKVTALGDVETLYITDIHSPTSKKHDAKIGPQVARRNAGDLRSLAADRGYDAKAFRDELRENGIRPLIKHRIMNPLDHAHNARLDGDRYHQRSMSETVFSSIKRSLGSAVRARNWWLEFREMLLKATVYNLRRSVRYP, encoded by the coding sequence GTGACATCCGAAATCCGTCTCTTCACGCGTGTTACGGTGGCGAAGGCTAAATCAGTTGTCGCTAATCCAGACGAACCCGCCGACCCCGAAGGGGGAGGCGGGTTCGCCGAATGGGCGATGCTCACCGTGCACGCACTCCGCATTGAACTGGGCAAATCCTACCGTGTCGCGGTCGATTTGCTCTCGGAAATGCCCGGCGTCCTTGAGGAGATCGGCCTCACCAGACTTCCGCACTACACCGTGCTCCGCACGTGGTTTGAACGGATTCCCACTACGACGTGGCGTGCGTTTCTCGGCGCGTCAGCCGAGAAACGCACCGGCCACGCCGCCATCGATTCGACTGACTTCGACCGTGACCAGCCCAGCCGCCATTACGCCACCCGCACGAACTACCGCGTTCGAGCGCTGAAAGTCACCGCTCTCGGTGATGTCGAAACGCTGTACATCACCGACATCCACTCACCCACCTCGAAAAAACACGATGCGAAGATCGGCCCGCAGGTCGCTCGGCGCAACGCCGGCGACCTGCGGAGCCTCGCTGCTGATCGCGGCTACGACGCGAAAGCCTTCCGCGACGAACTTCGTGAAAACGGCATCAGACCGCTGATCAAACACCGGATTATGAACCCACTAGATCACGCCCATAACGCCCGTCTGGACGGTGATCGCTACCACCAGCGATCGATGTCTGAAACCGTCTTCTCGTCGATTAAGCGCTCGCTCGGCTCCGCCGTGCGTGCGCGAAACTGGTGGCTCGAGTTCCGTGAAATGCTGCTGAAAGCCACCGTCTACAACCTTCGCCGGAGCGTCCGATATCCGTGA
- a CDS encoding cupin domain-containing protein, with translation MALPTKIVNPETGEEIVFDESASTEERLVWDEVRPAHIEPPPVHYHPDTEERFEVSEGRLVVEIDGEVHQIGADEEVVIPPATPHVSYTEAESARFRRAVTPSGQWRAFLTARFAAVHAVGELSGVTGLLQTVLLVRAYPNVVVPAQPPRALQRVMFPILAVVARIVGLKSHHQYPRDVTGAREERSPETTP, from the coding sequence ATGGCTCTTCCGACGAAGATTGTCAATCCGGAGACTGGTGAGGAAATCGTGTTCGATGAATCTGCCTCCACCGAGGAGCGATTGGTCTGGGACGAAGTGCGACCGGCACATATTGAGCCACCGCCAGTACACTACCATCCCGACACTGAGGAACGGTTTGAGGTAAGTGAGGGGCGGCTGGTTGTAGAAATCGATGGAGAGGTCCACCAGATTGGCGCGGATGAGGAAGTCGTTATTCCGCCAGCAACGCCCCACGTGTCGTATACGGAGGCGGAATCGGCCCGGTTCAGACGCGCAGTGACACCCTCCGGGCAGTGGCGAGCGTTCCTGACCGCACGGTTTGCCGCCGTCCACGCGGTCGGTGAACTCTCGGGCGTCACCGGCCTCCTTCAGACGGTCCTTCTGGTCCGAGCGTACCCGAATGTGGTCGTTCCCGCGCAACCGCCACGGGCCCTCCAGCGTGTCATGTTTCCGATTCTCGCCGTAGTCGCTCGAATTGTCGGACTGAAATCACATCACCAGTACCCACGAGACGTCACGGGCGCGAGGGAGGAACGCTCCCCTGAAACAACCCCATGA
- a CDS encoding type II toxin-antitoxin system VapC family toxin, with product MTSANGYEDPPRPNVLVAAVTRDTDRSDEAIELLDHADDPLVSVLSLMELRSVLSKKKQFERDRIDAIEDRITSRMTVTFPDASDVMAANRLQSKTLLYPMDAMILAAADAADATLVSFDSELVDQGAELPQQLLDEGADIT from the coding sequence GTGACATCCGCGAACGGTTATGAGGATCCTCCTCGACCCAACGTCCTCGTCGCAGCAGTCACTCGGGATACTGATCGGTCTGACGAAGCGATCGAGCTACTTGATCACGCCGACGATCCACTCGTTTCCGTTCTCAGCCTGATGGAACTGCGGAGCGTTCTGAGCAAAAAGAAACAGTTCGAACGGGATCGAATTGATGCGATCGAGGATCGAATAACGTCCCGAATGACTGTGACTTTCCCCGATGCCTCAGATGTGATGGCAGCGAACCGCCTCCAATCGAAAACGCTGTTGTACCCGATGGACGCGATGATCCTTGCAGCAGCTGACGCTGCCGACGCAACGCTCGTCTCGTTTGACTCTGAATTAGTCGATCAGGGAGCAGAACTTCCTCAACAATTGCTTGACGAGGGTGCGGATATAACATAG